The DNA sequence GCGGGCACCCAGTACTACAGCTTCCGCATCGCCGACGACGTCATCGGCATCAGCCTCGACACCACCGACCCGGGCGGCCACTACGAAGGGTCCATCGGGGCGGCCCAGTTCAACTGGCTGGACAGGACGCTGCGGGAGAACAAGGACTCGTACGCGATCATCTTCAGCCACCACACCAGCAAGACGATGGGCAACCTCCGCCGCGACCCGGCCCGTCCGAGCGAGCGGCGCGTGGGCGGCGCCGAGCTGGTCAAGCTGCTGGGCGGTCACCGCAATGTCCTGGCCTGGGTGAACGGGCACATCCACAAGAACGTCATCACCCCGCACTCCGCCTCCGGCGGCCGCTCCTTCTGGGAGATCTCCACCGCCTCCCACGTCGACTTCCCCCAACTCGCCCGGATCATCGAGGTGGTGGACAACAAGGACGGCACGATCTCGCTGTTCACCACCCTCATCGAGTCCTCGGCCCCGCACGCCACCGACTTCACGGACCTCTCCCAGACGGGCCTCGCCGCCCTCTACCGCGAGCTGTCCCTCAACGCTCCCGGCGCCCGCTCGACGCTGGCGGGCGAGCGGGGGGACCGCAACACGGAACTGGTCCTGAAGAAGGCCTGAGCGGGCCCCGAAGCAGCCCCGAGCCGCACAACGGCCGAAACACGCTCAACTGCCGCCCCCCTCTTCAACCTTGGCGGCACCCGCCCGGTCTCTCCCTCCGACCACGCTCGAAGCGAGCGGGCAGATGGGGGAGAGACATGAGCGTACGTACGACCCGCACGGCCCTCGTGGCGGCGACGGCGGTGACGCTGTCCGTGGCCCTCGCGGTCCCCGCGCTGGCGGCCACGCCCGCCGCACAGGGGCACGACGCGACCCGCAAGGCCATGGAGGCAGCCGTCGACGACGGCGTGCCCGGCGTGACGGCGACCGTGAAGGACGCCCGCGGCACCTGGTCGGCGACAGCGGGCGTCGGCAACCTCAAGACGGGCAAGCCGCGTGCGGCGGACGACCGCTACCGGGTGGGCAGCATCACCAAGACCTTCGTCGCCACCGTGCTGCTCCAGCTGGAGGCGGAGGGCACGCTGTCCCTGGACGACACCGTCGAGGAGTGGCTGCCGGGCGTGGTGCGGGGCAACGGCCATGACGGCGGACGGATCACCCTCCGCCAGCTCCTCAACCACACCAGCGGCATCTACAACTACACGGCGGACGACGACTTCGGCCGTACGTACTTCCTCAAGGACGGCTTCTTCGAGCACCGCTACGACACCAAGAAGCCCGCGGAACTGGTCGCGCTCGCCATGACCCACAAGCCGGACTTCGAGCCGGGGACGTCGTGGAACTACTCCAACACCAACTTCGTGCTCGCCGGAATGGTGATCGAGAAGGCCACGGGCCGCCCGTACGGCGCCGAGGTCCGCGACCGCGTCATCAAGCCCCTGCACCTGACCGCCACGTCCGTCCCCGGCACCCGCGTGAGCGTCCCCGGGCCCAGCAGCCGTGCCTACTCCAAGCTGGCGGAGACGGCGACGGGCCCGACGT is a window from the Streptomyces sp. NBC_00299 genome containing:
- a CDS encoding serine hydrolase domain-containing protein, coding for MSVRTTRTALVAATAVTLSVALAVPALAATPAAQGHDATRKAMEAAVDDGVPGVTATVKDARGTWSATAGVGNLKTGKPRAADDRYRVGSITKTFVATVLLQLEAEGTLSLDDTVEEWLPGVVRGNGHDGGRITLRQLLNHTSGIYNYTADDDFGRTYFLKDGFFEHRYDTKKPAELVALAMTHKPDFEPGTSWNYSNTNFVLAGMVIEKATGRPYGAEVRDRVIKPLHLTATSVPGTRVSVPGPSSRAYSKLAETATGPTYDVTKLNPSLAYAAGEMISNSADLNRFYSALLRGKLLPREQLAEMTTTIPLDEANSYGLGLMKTKLTCGVTVWGHGGGIHGSISEGVTTRDGRHALAFNFNGDWSGDTAAVIEAEFCGKGGKGGKGKGEGEGTTAGRTGARGPNLS